From Triticum urartu cultivar G1812 chromosome 2, Tu2.1, whole genome shotgun sequence, a single genomic window includes:
- the LOC125535708 gene encoding translation initiation factor IF-2-like, producing MQHRTSRLTAVSSSRKRRFEVAATKASRIPASFLTSPAATATNSDTMRPPARGGCGGRGFGGRSDGGDRGAGASAGEAMAVAATAGVAGEAGRPGAVVVAAGEGRARHEGREQGDRGAAQARRRLHHQGQGGPALHQEHGRRVVRLRREERLRPGLKLILLGDVGDFEGFSSVMLCDVPYCSFLSCTFIVDDTSSKYGSSQRAED from the exons ATGCAGCACCGTACGTCACGGCTGACAGCCGTGTCCTCGTCAAGGAAGCGTCGCTTCGAGGTGGCGGCAACCAAGGCCTCCCGGATCCCCGCCTCCTTCCTCACATCTCCGGCGGCGACAGCGACAAATTCCGACACCATGAGGCCACCGGCACGAGGAG GATGCGGCGGGAGGGGTTTCGGCGGCAGGAGCGACGGCGGCGACCGCGGGGCAGGGGCTTCGGCGGGAGAAGCGATGGCGGTGGCCGCAACGGCAGGGGTGGCCGGGGAGGCAGGACGCCCAGGGGCCGTGGTCGTGGCGGCGGGGGAAGGGAGGGCCCGGCATGAAGGGCGGGAGCAAGGTGATCGTGGTGCCGCACAAGCACGACGGCGTCTTCATCACCAAGGCCAAGGAGGACCCGCTCTGCACCAAGAACATGGTCGCCGGGTAGTCCGTCTACGGCGAGAAGAGCGTCTCCGTCCAG GTTTGAAGCTTATCTTGCTGGGGGATGTGGGAGATTTTGAGGGATTCTCCTCCGTCATGCTCTGTGATGTGCCGT ATTGTTCCTTTTTGAGTTGCACCTTCATTGTAGATGATACGAG